A region of Streptomyces deccanensis DNA encodes the following proteins:
- a CDS encoding Na+/H+ antiporter, translating to MHFLPLLLLVAGSATVAGAARRTPVPAPLLLVAAGLAVSYLPGVPHYELDPEIVLPLILPPLLYTAASDSSYLDLRAQLRPVALLSVGYVLFATLAVGWAAYVIVPGMPLTAALVLGAVVAPPDAVAATAVARRVGLPSRITTILQGESLVNDATAITAYRVALAATVGEGASWTGGIVEFLVAAVGGVAVGLLLMVPIHWLRTHLKEALLQNTLSLLIPFVAYGLAEWVHASGVLAVVVVGLYLGHRNWQVDFATRLQEEAVWKMVAFLLESAVFALIGLQLPVVLEGLGEYEGVRATWYAVVVFLVVVVSRFVWVYPATFLPRILSRRIREREPDPTWRGPFVVAWAGMRGVVSLAIAFSIPLTVHGGEDFPERNLILFLTFTTVIGTLVIQGLTLPPLIRFLKLPGRDQQAETLAEANAQAQASRAAEARLDELLANESNELPPPLVDRLRTVLERRRNAVWERLGAVNPVTGESADDTYSRLSREMIGAERAVFVKLRDGRYIDDEMLRTLLRRLDLEEAAVYREAS from the coding sequence ATGCACTTTTTGCCCTTGCTGTTGCTGGTCGCAGGGAGTGCGACGGTCGCCGGGGCCGCCCGGCGTACGCCGGTGCCCGCCCCGCTGCTACTGGTCGCGGCGGGGCTCGCGGTGTCGTACCTGCCCGGCGTGCCGCACTACGAACTCGACCCCGAGATCGTCCTGCCGCTGATCCTGCCCCCGCTGCTCTACACCGCCGCAAGCGACAGCTCCTACCTCGACCTGCGGGCCCAACTGCGGCCCGTGGCGCTGCTGTCCGTCGGTTATGTCCTCTTCGCGACCCTGGCCGTGGGCTGGGCCGCGTACGTGATCGTGCCGGGGATGCCGTTGACCGCCGCGCTGGTGCTCGGCGCGGTGGTGGCACCGCCGGACGCGGTCGCGGCCACGGCGGTCGCCCGGCGGGTTGGGTTGCCGTCGCGGATCACCACGATCCTGCAGGGCGAGTCCCTGGTGAACGACGCGACCGCGATCACCGCCTACCGGGTGGCCCTCGCCGCCACCGTCGGCGAGGGCGCGAGCTGGACCGGCGGAATCGTGGAGTTCCTGGTGGCGGCGGTCGGCGGCGTCGCGGTGGGCCTGCTGCTGATGGTGCCCATCCACTGGCTGCGCACGCACCTCAAGGAGGCGCTGCTGCAGAACACCCTCTCGCTGCTGATCCCGTTCGTCGCCTACGGGCTCGCCGAGTGGGTGCACGCCTCCGGTGTGCTCGCCGTGGTCGTCGTCGGCCTCTATCTCGGCCACCGCAACTGGCAGGTCGACTTCGCCACCCGCCTCCAGGAGGAGGCCGTCTGGAAGATGGTCGCCTTCCTGCTGGAATCCGCCGTGTTCGCTCTCATCGGACTCCAGCTCCCGGTCGTCCTCGAAGGACTCGGCGAGTACGAGGGGGTCCGCGCCACCTGGTACGCCGTGGTCGTCTTCCTCGTGGTGGTGGTGTCCCGGTTCGTCTGGGTCTACCCGGCGACTTTTCTGCCGCGGATACTGTCGCGACGCATCCGGGAACGGGAACCCGACCCCACCTGGAGGGGCCCGTTCGTCGTCGCCTGGGCCGGCATGCGCGGCGTCGTCTCGCTGGCCATCGCCTTCTCGATCCCGCTCACCGTGCACGGCGGGGAGGACTTCCCCGAGCGGAACCTGATCCTCTTCCTGACCTTCACGACGGTCATCGGGACGCTCGTCATCCAGGGGCTCACCCTGCCGCCGCTGATCCGCTTCCTGAAGCTGCCGGGGCGCGACCAGCAGGCCGAGACCCTCGCCGAGGCCAACGCCCAGGCCCAGGCGTCCCGAGCGGCCGAGGCCCGGCTGGACGAACTCCTCGCGAACGAGAGCAACGAGCTGCCGCCCCCGCTCGTCGACCGCCTCCGCACGGTCCTGGAGCGGCGCCGCAACGCCGTCTGGGAGCGGCTCGGCGCCGTGAACCCGGTGACCGGGGAGAGCGCCGACGACACCTACAGCCGCCTCTCCCGCGAGATGATCGGCGCCGAACGCGCGGTCTTCGTCAAGCTCCGGGACGGCAGGTACATCGACGACGAGATGCTGCGCACACTGCTGCGGAGGCTGGACCTGGAGGAGGCGGCGGTCTACCGGGAGGCCTCCTAG
- a CDS encoding 1-aminocyclopropane-1-carboxylate deaminase/D-cysteine desulfhydrase — protein MTGQPSAPDDPTVRDSFSAPDDPTSALNPRLPSPLQEVADERFARHGLRLLLKRDDLIHPRLVGNKWRKLVPNLRAAAGRPLLTFGGAYSNHLRATAAAGHLLGLPTIGVVRGQELADRPLNPSLARCTADGMRLHFVDRSTYRHKSDPATLAAVLGAADAEDAFVVPEGGSNYLAVRGCQDLGAEMRGRADVVALACGTGGTLAGLAAGLAPDQRALGIPVLKGGFLEEELRQLQDKAFGGPRGNWSLDDRFHFGGYARTTPELDAFADDFEIRHSLPVERLYVAKLLYGLVTLAAEGAFPRGTTVAAVITGRPFPERAAQSDPGRADPV, from the coding sequence GTGACCGGCCAGCCCTCCGCCCCGGACGACCCCACCGTCCGGGACAGCTTCTCCGCCCCCGACGACCCCACCTCCGCCCTGAACCCCCGGCTGCCGTCCCCTCTCCAGGAGGTCGCGGACGAGCGCTTCGCGCGCCACGGCCTCCGGCTGTTGCTCAAGCGCGACGACCTGATCCACCCGCGGCTCGTCGGCAACAAGTGGCGCAAACTGGTCCCGAACCTGCGCGCGGCGGCGGGCCGCCCGCTGCTCACCTTCGGCGGCGCCTACTCGAACCATCTGCGCGCCACGGCCGCCGCGGGCCACCTCCTGGGCCTGCCCACCATCGGCGTGGTGCGCGGTCAGGAACTGGCCGACCGCCCCCTCAACCCGTCGCTGGCCCGTTGCACGGCGGACGGCATGCGGCTCCACTTCGTCGACAGGTCGACGTATCGCCACAAGTCCGACCCGGCCACCCTCGCAGCCGTCCTCGGCGCGGCCGACGCGGAGGACGCGTTCGTGGTCCCCGAGGGAGGCAGCAACTACCTCGCCGTGCGCGGCTGCCAGGACCTCGGCGCCGAAATGCGCGGCCGCGCCGACGTGGTGGCCCTCGCCTGCGGCACCGGCGGCACCCTCGCCGGACTCGCCGCCGGGCTGGCCCCCGACCAGCGCGCCCTCGGCATTCCGGTTCTCAAGGGCGGCTTCCTCGAAGAGGAGCTACGCCAGCTTCAGGACAAGGCCTTCGGCGGCCCTCGCGGCAACTGGAGTCTCGACGACCGCTTCCACTTCGGGGGTTACGCCCGGACCACACCCGAACTGGACGCCTTCGCGGACGACTTCGAGATCCGCCACTCCCTCCCGGTGGAACGTCTCTATGTCGCCAAGTTGCTCTACGGACTTGTCACCCTCGCCGCGGAGGGCGCCTTCCCGCGCGGAACGACGGTCGCCGCGGTGATCACCGGCCGCCCGTTCCCGGAGCGCGCGGCGCAAAGCGATCCAGGCCGGGCCGACCCGGTCTAG
- a CDS encoding N-acetylmuramoyl-L-alanine amidase yields the protein MAPPMSASRFLTVLKNEGVRVVEVGDWEHHNRNHVGPWGPVHGVMIHHTVTSGSERTVRICRNGYEGLPGPLCHGVITKDGRVHLVGYGRANHAGLGDDDVLRAVIAERSLPADNEANTDGNRHFYGFECENLGDGEDPWPTAQLEAIERVSAAVCRHHGWNQRSVIGHLEWQPGKVDPRGFTMAGMRERVRDRLKSRTA from the coding sequence ATGGCCCCACCCATGTCCGCGAGCAGGTTTCTCACCGTCCTGAAGAACGAGGGCGTCCGGGTCGTCGAGGTCGGCGACTGGGAACATCACAACCGCAACCATGTGGGCCCCTGGGGGCCCGTCCACGGTGTGATGATCCACCACACCGTCACCTCCGGGAGCGAACGCACCGTGCGTATCTGCCGCAACGGGTACGAGGGGCTGCCGGGCCCGTTGTGCCACGGCGTGATCACCAAAGACGGCCGGGTGCACCTCGTCGGCTACGGCCGGGCCAACCACGCCGGCCTGGGCGACGACGACGTGCTGCGGGCCGTGATCGCCGAGCGGTCGCTGCCCGCGGACAACGAGGCCAACACGGACGGCAACCGCCATTTCTACGGCTTCGAGTGCGAGAACCTCGGCGACGGCGAGGATCCCTGGCCGACGGCGCAGCTCGAGGCCATCGAGCGGGTCTCCGCCGCCGTCTGCCGTCATCACGGCTGGAACCAGCGGTCCGTCATCGGGCACCTCGAATGGCAGCCCGGGAAGGTCGACCCCCGGGGCTTCACCATGGCCGGCATGAGAGAACGCGTCCGGGACCGCCTGAAATCCCGGACCGCCTGA